The Elgaria multicarinata webbii isolate HBS135686 ecotype San Diego chromosome 1, rElgMul1.1.pri, whole genome shotgun sequence genome has a window encoding:
- the TTI1 gene encoding TELO2-interacting protein 1 homolog: MAVFDTPQEAFGVLRPVCVQLTKAPTVENVELLHSQLQAVSDSALQELQEYVLFPLRFTLKTPGPKRERVVQSVVQCVTFVLSATCVKKPDLLLELFSELSVCLASPSNPQQLAPLSEELKQAVTQALLALLHSAYGDVIGSLYQPSTLPHLGFAVSLLLSLAEQEKAKQIKIAALRCLQALLLQCDCQEYHRPLDEEEMHRCGDLFASFLPGISIALSHIITGDVKQSHAVVVSAVKLFSRAVSVVMADEQLARVPPEREKAARGRSRAAELRVHRGQDWAKSTAAKLSVLIKKVVDSVSVHPHWKARQELVEAAQLLMTKCSRSLAESLGQLLKALVGLVNDERPEIQIRSHEVLRSLAAQGILAEHRRLADILSEDLHSLATALPRLMNAQDDQGKVATLNLLLGYLKLLGPKVNVVLRSAPHLQRLSKALMQVLELEVKDVKVVEERRLGSGGLVEASGPLLGLSRPGRIQAKSFRFFTDDRVFFLLQQICQALGYYGNLYLLVDHFMELYGESALYRKQAALVVNELIVGATGLDGDVLLERETALSAEDLRGVVSSVLEEYVDQANWHLVTSTEAEEPAVEPALNYAGLLAVPSGASSQSLPSLDSRPTVHTMNSNIWQICIQLEGIGCFAYALKEDFRLLLISALYPVLEKAGDDTLLISQTAQGTMLGICQACAYNSVPDLINQNADYLVNGISLHLRHLAHEPHASRVLEAMLRHSDANVLPLVEDVIQDILARLDRCHSDRVASFLGVMHTLMTTRACRFIRQPQTEKDLERGSGPLRGAPWQPENRPPPLPTSEEMEDFFLDYVKQKRIAEGDLAEAEEEQLTASEPESSEPTLEAESPLPPDAQTAKEVMERCVHLLSDKSLRVRLKVLDVLELCVVVLNPHENLLLPLAHRAWPALVNRLTNDDPLAILRAFKVLRTLGAHSGDFLRQRFSKDVLPKLAGSLVAQAPVSARAGPVYSHTLAFKLQLAVLQGLGSLCKTLDLGESDLNKVVDACLLYLSAKQPVKLQEAACSVFLHLMQMDPDALWLLLSDVWCPQSYEPPHPSLKPVKLGGVERKRNEFSDNVSHLLDALHGREGAGP; this comes from the exons GCGTGTGCCTGGCCTCTCCCTCCAACCCGCAGCAGCTGGCCCCGTTGTCGGAAGAATTAAAGCAGGCCGTGACCCAGGCGCTTCTTGCTTTGCTGCATTCAGCTTACGGGGATGTGATCGGGTCTCTTTATCAGCCCTCCACCCTTCCCCACCTGGGCTTTGCAGTGTCCTTGCTTTTGTCTCTAGCGGAGCAGGAGAAAGCCAAGCAAATCAAGATCGCGGCCTTAAGGTGTCTGCAGGCGCTCCTTTTGCAGTGCGATTGCCAGGAATATCACAGGCCCCTGGACGAGGAAGAAATGCACCGATGCGGGGATTTGTTTGCCTCTTTCCTCCCCGGAATCTCTATCGCCCTCTCCCACATCATCACCGGAGACGTGAAGCAAAGCCACGCGGTCGTTGTCTCAGCCGTCAAGCTCTTCTCCCGAGCTGTGAGTGTGGTGATGGCGGATGAGCAACTGGCACGGGTCCCACCGGAGAGGGAGAAGGCCGCCCGGGGGCGAAGCAGAGCAGCGGAACTCCGGGTCCACAGGGGGCAGGACTGGGCCAAAAGCACTGCAGCTAAGCTCTCCGTCCTTATCAAGAAGGTGGTTGACTCCGTCTCTGTTCACCCTCACTGGAAGGCGCGGCAGGAGCTAGTAGAAGCGGCCCAGCTCCTGATGACGAAATGCAGCCGGTCTTTGGCGGAATCGCTTGGCCAACTTTTAAAAGCCTTGGTGGGCCTAGTTAACGACGAGAGGCCCGAGATCCAAATCCGGAGTCATGAGGTCCTGAGGAGCCTCGCAGCGCAGGGAATCCTGGCTGAGCACAGACGTCTCGCTGACATCCTGTCGGAGGACCTTCACTCCCTTGCCACGGCCCTCCCTCGCCTGATGAACGCCCAGGATGACCAGGGCAAGGTCGCTACTTTAAACTTGCTCCTGGGATACCTGAAGCTGTTGGGCCCCAAGGTGAATGTGGTCCTCCGCTCCGCGCCCCATCTCCAGCGCCTCTCCAAGGCCCTCATGCAAGTCCTAGAGCTGGAGGTGAAGGACGTGAAGGTTGTGGAAGAAAGGCGCTTGGGCTCCGGAGGGCTGGTGGAGGCTTCGGGGCCTTTGCTGGGACTCTCTCGCCCGGGCCGCATCCAGGCAAAGTCCTTCCGGTTCTTCACAGACGATCGGGTTTTCTTCCTGCTGCAGCAGATTTGCCAGGCTCTTGGCTACTACGGGAACCTCTATTTGCTGGTGGACCATTTCATGGAGCTATACGGAGAGTCTGCGTTGTACCGGAAGCAGGCTGCTCTGGTTGTTAATGAACTGATCGTCGGGGCTACGGGGCTGGATGGGGACGTCCTTCTTGAACGGGAAACTGCCCTGAGCGCTGAAGATCTTAGAGGCGTTGTGAGTTCCGTCTTGGAGGAGTACGTGGACCAGGCCAACTGGCATTTGGTCACCAGCACGGAGGCCGAAGAGCCTGCTGTTGAGCCAGCGCTGAACTACGCCGGGCTTCTTGCTGTTCCATCCGGAGCGTCCAGCCAGTCCCTCCCTTCCTTGGATTCAAGGCCCACGGTCCACACCATGAACAGCAACATCTGGCAAATTTGCATCCAGTTGGAAGGGATTGGCTGCTTTGCCTATGCACTCAAGGAAGACTTCCGTTTGCTGTTAATCTCCGCTTTATACCCTGTTCTAGAAAAGGCAGGCGACGACACGCTACTTATCAGCCAGACGGCGCAGGGGACGATGTTGGGCATCTGCCAGGCCTGTGCGTACAACTCGGTCCCTGACCTCATCAACCAGAACGCCGACTACCTGGTGAATGGGATTTCCTTGCACCTGCGCCACCTGGCGCACGAGCCCCACGCCTCGCGGGTCCTGGAAGCCATGCTCCGGCACTCGGACGCCAACGTGCTGCCGCTGGTGGAGGACGTCATTCAAGACATTCTGGCCAGGCTTGACCGGTGTCACAGCGACCGAGTGGCTTCGTTCCTCGGGGTCATGCACACGCTGATGACGACACGAG CTTGCCGGTTCATCAGGCAGCCCCAGACGGAGAAGGATTTGGAGCGGGGAAGCGGCCCTTTGAGGGGGGCACCCTGGCAGCCGGAGAATCGGCCTCCTCCGCTGCCCACCTCGGAGGAGATGGAGGACTTCTTCTTGGACTACGTTAAGCAGAAGCGGATCGCCGAGGGGGATCTCGCGGAAGCAGAAG AAGAACAGCTGACTGCTTCGGAGCCTGAATCCAGCGAGCCGACCCTGGAGGCGGAGAGCCCGCTGCCCCCGGACGCCCAGACGGCCAAGGAGGTGATGGAGAGATGTGTCCACTTGCTCTCCGACAAGAGTCTTCGCGTGCGGCTGAAG GTCCTGGATGTCCTGGAACTCTGTGTGGTCGTGCTGAATCCTCATGAGAACCTCCTCCTCCCATTGGCTCATCGCGCGTGGCCCGCTCTCGTCAACCGCCTGACAAATGATGACCCCCTGGCCATACTCCGAGCCTTCAAG GTGCTGCGTACTTTGGGCGCCCACAGCGGTGACTTCCTGAGGCAGCGATTCTCCAAGGACGTCTTGCCCAAGTTGGCCGGCTCCCTCGTCGCTCAGGCGCCGGTCAGCGCCCGCGCCGGGCCCGTCTACAGCCACACCCTCGCCTTCAAGCTGCAGCTGGCTGTGCTTCAGGGCCTGGGATCTCTCTGCAAGACCCTGGACCTCG GGGAGAGCGACCTGAATAAAGTGGTGGATGCCTGCCTGCTCTACCTCAGCGCCAAGCAGCCAGTGAAATTGCAAGAAGCTGCCTGCAG CGTTTTCCTCCACCTGATGCAGATGGACCCAGATGCCCTTTGGCTTTTGCTCAGCGACGTCTGGTGCCCCCAGTCCTacgagcccccccaccccagcctgaaGCCCGTGAAGCTGGGTGGggtagagaggaagaggaacGAGTTCTCGGACAATGTGAGTCACCTCCTGGATGCTCTGCACGGGAGAGAGGGGGCCGGACCCTGA